The nucleotide sequence tccagtaatctaaattgaaaaatgtaactttaaaaacaatttgatgATATCTTTATTAAAATTGGCATTTgtagtgaagtgaaagtgaccgatttgtcagatatggttaCCCATTcctgaaatgtgacctctgcatttaacctatccagagagtagtgaacacacgcacagcaagtcaTAGCAGCACCCGGAGAGCAAGTatgggtaaggtgccttgctcaagggcacctcagtcggTACCCGCCAGCCCTGAGAAttgaaccggcaaccttctgatcACGAGTCTGATTCTCTTACCTACATTGCACTGTAATTTTTTgcgtaattttacagaattttaatcttcttgttttccattttttcacgtataatgtaaaatacggtcaaaaaacgtcaaattacagaaaaagactgcaaatctaCTAGAAAACCAGGGAACAGACGGTTACTTTTACAGAATAGTTCTGGCACCCGAGCTGCCGGAAAATTTGTTTTTctaacaggatttttttatagtctatttttgaaatatggttgaaaaatgtcaaattatataaaatgctccaaatttacaagaaaaactgataaaactatttaaaataatatgactgaatatttttatatacagtgtaaACGTAATTCAAAATATTAGGAAAATGATTACAGGATTTTTCcttcaagtaaaataaaatgtgtgtatatgtttatatattactGGAAAacgaaaatacaaaaaaaaattgcagcGTAAGAAGTCAAATATATCTGCCCCCATATCGGACCCCAATGGTTCTCTGTGAATATAAGGGGAGCCCGAGGTGGGCTGTctcttgtaaataaaataaaactttctgATTGTTGTGCACACTAACCTGTTCCTGCTCTCTGTCAGGTTAGTGACACTATCCTGGACAACGCTCGACTTATGCTCCAGACTGAGAACGTTCAAGCTAATGCAGAGGACTTTAAAGAGAGGTGTGATTCACTGCTAACAACATAGATTTGTAGTTTGATCTCTCtacaccagtggttctcaaacttttttgccGTAATGCCtcctttgtgtagagtgcatcgCTTTGCGCCCCAAAATGAAGAATTACTAaattaaacttagaattttttattaattctaaaacatattcagttacaATGCTGGAaaatcaattcttttggttggtgggGTGATGTTTGATTGAATAAAATTTACAATAAggttctatatttcataaaacgACAACAAAATCTGTGCCCCCTCATGATCCATCTTGGgccccccagtttgagaaccactgctctatacatttatgaaacattatAAGGATATACTCTCCAAAATATTTACCACACTTAATgctcatatattttttaactagtCTAATTTTGTTTAAAGTATCAATATAATATCAATATCAAACCACCCTCAAAACCAAACatattgtgaaaaaataaaaaaggaatttcTTTAAACCTTTTAATAGAAGTTTGGTGCCATTTATATGTTTTCCCGTAAAACATAGAATTTTaattcatatacaggttttgaaccaaaCAAGATTTCGGGGTGAACTCTCTCCAGTATAAGCAGATTCACTGTGTCAATTGATTTTACTCCCTTAACAAATTCTccacaaatgttttgtgtgcatGATGTTATAGGTATGAGAATGAACAGCAATTTCGGAAGGCGGTGGAGGACGAGATTAATTCACTGTACAAGGTCATCGATGATGCAAACTTCACCAGGGCTGACCTGGAGAATCAAATTGTAAGCAAGAAGAATGAACTGATGGATCTGGAGCACATTCACACTGAGGTGAGATAAGACACCAGCTCAACAACATTAAGACAGTGAAATACATCTTCCCATGTTTAATTCGGATCTTGTTATGATCTTCAGGATGTCAGAGCACTTTATAAGCAGTTGGCTGGCCATGAGGTAGATGAACCACTTGGTCCCATTGAGACCAGTCTGGACCAGATTCTAGCTTTCATTCGTTCCCACTGGGAGAAGGTCATCGAGAAGATCCGTGCTGAAAGCGATGCCTACCTTGAGTGCAAGGTACACCATGGATCTTTCAGAAGAATGAATGGCTGGTTTTAAATACAAAGGATGATATTATGATATATATGAAATACTAGGTCGGCTGTAGTGTTATAAAGgtttgtaatgtgtttgtgtgtgtgtagcaggCTGGTAGTGTGACCAGTAAGCTAAGTCGAGAAGAGGAGGAGCTTGAGGGGCTTAAGACGGAGTGCAATGATGCCGGGTGTAAGATTCAAAGTCATCAGGCCGAGATTGAATCTATTCGAGCTCTGGTAAGAAAAAACCCACTTGTTCTCAAAGCCTCACAAAAACATTATAAGACACAACAATCTCGTGCTCACAACAATCACAAACTcttgtgacaacatgccccttGCAGAAACGTGGCCTGGAGAACGCCCTCAATGATGCCAAGCACTGGCATGACATTGAGCTGCAGAATCTGGGCTCTGTTATCGGGAATCTCGAGGCCGAACTCGCTGACGTCCACGGAGATATCGAGCAGCAACGGCAGGACAACGAAACTTTGCTCAATACAAAGATGAAACTGGAGCTGGAGATTGGAACGTATCATGGCATCCTGGATGTAGAGGAGAGGAGATTTGGCTCTTCAGCGTGAGTGCCATCTTCAACTGACTCTGTTATTGATGTTTGTGTATAAAACAACTTTCTCAAGTTGATGTTTTCATCTGTTACACCTTCCTCTTTTCTTCACATTAGCCTGTTTTTCGTAGAAACCTACTTTATAGTTTCTGTTTCTGTAGCGTCTTTGAACTCGGATAAGGCTCTCAGAGGAGATGCACTTTATAACCACAGTGTTATGTAATGTACCTTCAGGTGCCCATGTGGTTCCTCAGTGCCCGAGGGACGGACTGCCCCCACAAATTCCACCTGTGGACCACAGAGCGATCTACAGACTACAGGTAAGGTTTCCGTggaatgtgtttaaatgtgaatttaaagaTCTTGTTGAATATTCGGCCTAATGGTAGTTACTGTAAGATGTTTAGAGTAAATATACACAATGGTCAAAAGTTTGGGATCACTGActcatttcatatttatattttccacattttaaaatagcGCTAAACCTATTAAAACAATAGAATAACACTACTGTaactgtgggaattatgttgtgacttaaaggatccaaaataaatgaactttaCTGCCCTCTTATTTGctatttattcatcatttaagtaattcattttaaatttatttaaagaatataaTAATCTAATTTTCTTATGAAAGGAAATAACATGTTGACACAATTATATTTCCGTctacaaaagtaatttcaatCTTTGAAACATTCACCTTTAGATTAAAAGATTTTGAAAAGCATGAGGaacatttttgtcaagtgaTCATAAACTTTTGACCTgtgcattttatatttagatTTCTGTTCATAGTGAaagttattattaaaatataatacaattaatcattaagaaaaatacagtaattaaataaatattttttatgtaagaaatatattttgatgtcTTCCAGCAGGTTGTAATGCTCCTGGAGCTTCAGAAGAAAATAGGAACGAATGAATTATGTTCCAGCACAGTATTGCTAAATTCACATTGAGAGTTCTATGGTGGTGGATGTCAACTTTTTTTCTTCACGGCCACACACGATCCACAACTGTATTAGAAGCCTCCCTCTCACTTACaatttctacccaataaaaCATTCTTGAGCTTGGAATAACTGAAAAGATGTGTTATTGCTTtataaaaataaccaaacacGAATAAATATCTTGACATTTTAATGCTGGTCTTGTATCAAAAAGTTTTCATCTTGAGGAAACAAACTTATTACATGAACATTATATATCACAACATtcataaactaaacaaaaagacaaaatgaatggCATAATTTAGGGATGTACTCGTGtactaaatattttcattatttcaacTAACCTCTATGAGCCATGATTCTGTGTTACGCCCCCTAAAAAAACCTTAACCGACAATCTGGGACAATGGTCAGAATTGTACCTCCTAAACACAATAATGACTCCTTGTGGTTATAATGACAGGTCTTGAGACAGTTACCTAGACATTTCAAACCCCACATGTTATTACGCTAAACTAGCATTTAGACGTTTAGGAAATCCACTAATAGCAACTTTACTGCATACATGCAAGATATATACAACATTGAAAAGTAAAATGGTAAAAAGTGTTATGGTATAAAACTTCCAGTGCACAAAGATTACCGATCATTAGGCCTGCACAATAAAATggccagtgttaaaaaaaatgtcaaattaacacTCACAGTGTGTAAATATAACCCACACTCTCAAAGTGTGGATTATACATACAATATGAgagttaatttgaccttttttaacactggcgATTTTACTGAGTGCATTAACATACAAGTTAACACAAAGTTTTGCAACGATGCAAAATTCTTTCAATCTAGGAAAGTATACAGTAGTGAAGATTCATAATCCTTCGATCCGTTCCAGAAATCATATTACAAATCGTATTTATTAATCATGCACGcatacagatttttattttacatttgccGAGACGGGACACATTATTGCTGTGATTTTGTTGGGTCCCCAATGACAGAGAAGCATCCAGCACAGTATTGTGCCACTTTTTTTGTGTTAGCTCTTTTCTGACGAAACCCAAAGCTGTTGAGCCTCCCGTCCTAtaagcacaacacaacacagttgAAATATCCCACATATAAATAAACTCATTGTATCAAAATATTGACATACTGTACTTCTCACCTGTGAGTTTCCAAGCGTTACACTGTCTGTAGGGTTTGGATCCGAGGTCTGGATCAGTTGAAATGTCTACAACATGAACagcaaatacaaatgtacaatACTGATGCCTACAGTGAGCAAAAAGTTTATATAATTAGATACGTTGATGCTCTTAGTAAAAACATAGGACACAAAGTATTGAGGGAATGTTCTTAACAGACAGAATTACTGCTTTCATACCTTTCGAAGGATCTCCATGGGCAGAGCTGCCGAAGAGCTCAACACAGAGATGAGCAATAAGACCACCAGCGCTGCGTTCATGTTTCCAGTCATCCTTCAATCCTGCACACTAACAGCACACAGACGCAGGTCTGTTCAAATAAAACACCGTCCAGACAAAGGGTGTGACCAACAGACAGGCGTCACCAGAACAATTAAGAGACCAGACTGCAGCGTGTCCAtaaaatcaatgtttatttaagACATTAAGAATTACTTGAAAAAGCATGTTTTAGTCCGACACAAAAGAATCAGTTAATGCCTAAGTTCCTTCAggttaaattttttttttttaagtcacaGGGCAACTGTATTCTTGTCCCTGTTGAGCTCTCCCATCTCACACAGAGGTAGCAGAAGAATATTCAACACATACCGAAGAGATTCACtgacctatatatatatatatatacacacacacacacatatatattagATTTCTGTAAAACGTAAACTTGATTCTCATTTCTGCGAAAGAGCGACTATGTGCAAtgctataaaaagaaaaatcagcAAACAATAAGTTAAAGTCATACTcagagatataaaaaaacaacaagattAGGAAATACTGCACCATATTTGAATGTTAATACAAAAGAAATCAGGAAATGGAATCAACAGAGATGGAGTGCTggtaataaaagaaaatatcagTAATGTCAAAGAAAGTCTTATCTAAagacaaaactttaaaaacggACGTACATGCAGTCAGTCCCTTTCTGTTGTGAAACACAAATTTGAACAATACCTAAAAATTGGGGAATGTGAATTTGCATCTCGTATAATCCACAACCGTTATTCCAAGAGGACCTGATGCCACAATAATGAGTGATCCTGAAAGCACAAGAGTTCTCTCCAACTGTCAGTGAATGTAATCTCACTATGCTTGTTTTTGGTATGTGTGCTGATTCTCACAAATACTGAAAAAATACCATTTTAAAAAGCCGAAAGCATTAAATGGGTCTCTCAACACACGCATTTCATAATTAGTTATAACGCAAGGACGATATAGAGCTGGTGATCGGTTCCACCAAGTTTAAGATCACACACTTCTAACTAAACCTGATGGAGAAATACTGTTTTTCTCTTAAGGTTTAAGTGAATCAAGTCTTGAATCAAAACTTTTTACGTACGGTCCCACGTAAAGTGAAAATGGGTCATGGCACATCTAGCAGATGTTTTGCACATACATGACAGTCCACAATGTTCtgcaaaaaaagcaacattCATTACAGGCAATATCCCAAATCAAATGTTTAGatcttttaatctgtaataaaCATTCttgataaaatataataaaattactaaattagatttttcttaTTAATGAAACTTGATTATACTCTCCCAATTATGGCATATGGGTTTACAGTGGTCAACTTTTACCTGTCTATAAATCTAAAACAGCTTTCTCTTTAGGCGGAATAGCATATAGCCCATAAAATCCcaataaaatgctttaatatGTCCACACTTTCATGCTGCCAGATTTATCTGTTAACACTGAAACAGTCATCTTACTTCAGTTCAACATGAGGACTTGTTTTGCCCAGTTAGCACATTTTTGTATGAtccttttatattctttttttactaCCAAATGTGTTTAGACACAAACAGTCCAATTCTAGGAATTAGcaaaaaatcaaattgaatCACTTGGTAGTCAAAAGAACAAAAGCAGAATTGTATTATGTCACCATCAAAAGGTGTACTGGCATATCTGCTTGTCTCAAAGCTTGAAAAGTACCTGATGCAAACATGTTAAGCGTGGTCATGACATCATGGTCATGAATGCATGTTGTTAGATCACTCCGTACAAAAACCTATTTTCAAACAAGCAAAACGTCCTTTTGGGCTAAGGAAGATTGTGGGGTTACGCAGGCTGCAGGGGTATACAGCCCACCCCTACCCCACCTTCATGGCAGACCATCGGCGCCATAAACGTCCAGCGGTTAGTTTCCGGATCGTACATTTCTAAAGAGCTAAGATTGGACTGTCCGTCGTAGCCTCCCACTGCATAGAGTCGACCACAGTTTGCCACCAGGGAAATGCGGCTGCGCCGAGTGTTCATGGCCACCAGATGGCTCCACTGATCGGCTACAGAGCTATACACCTCTGCTCCACTGAGAAAGGCAGAGCCGTCATAACCTCCCGCCACATAAAGATTGCTGCCCAAAGCTGCAGCCCCGTGCCGACAGCGTTTGTTCATCATGGGATTGACAGGGTGCCACAAAGAGGTATGCTGGTTGTAATACTCCACCTGGTGGCAGAAACATGAAAcaacaaataagaaacattcACAATATCAGATGCTTGAAGCCAAAACTATTCACAATGGTGATATTATCAAGATACTTTGTGATGACTTGATATTATGAAGTTCATTTTGTGTTTGCCCTTTTTTGGTCAATTTATCACAACAAAAATGCAAGTGAAGGGAGATAGAAAGAGTTAGTATCCATtatggctcttaaagggatagttcacccaaaaatgaaaattctgtcataactCTCTTGTCAAActtgtatgattttcttttttctgcagaacacaaattagatattttaaagaatggtggtaactgaacaacggcgtttgtgtgaacacaaaaccaatgcaagacaATGAGTATCACTTTTgttcaacattctttaaatatctttatttgtgttctgtggaataaagaaagtcatgcaggtttgaaatgacaagagggtgagtaaattattacagaattttcattttttaggaTCATTATGCCTTTAATGCAAAATAGTGAACAGGTGCGATGGCACAACCCACTACAGGTATGTCATAGTATCAAGCAGATAATGGTGTTGAATTATAATATGTGTAGAATTAACAGAATATCAGTAATCACAGTTTTTAATATCTCCCATGGTCATCAAAATATTCTTGAGCATTTATGTTTCGAAACGGTCGCTCCTTAGACCAAAACATGTCGTTTTAGAAGACACCTGAAGAAAGTGTGAGATGAATAATGTTTACTCACTGTGTTAAAGATCTGTAAACCATCATGACCACCTGATACAAATATTCTGCcttcaaacacagacacaccGGCGGCGCTGCGGCTTGCGCTCATTTCTGTGACTATCGTCCAtctaataacaaaacacaagataACAGATTTACATGGTTGGagtcaaaagtttttttttttaatgacaaatagCAAAGGTTGTTTTAGTTTACTACAATCAAAACTTTGAAAAAGTTAACGAAAacttaatgaaaaaaatgtaatgttgccacagaaataaactgaaataggTGTAAGGCactacaattataataataaacaaaaaataaaactaagataaaaaaatcttacatagcaacaaaaaaaatagacaaataaataataaaatgacaagagcatGTAAAAAGTTgactaatattaacaaaaaaaatccaactAAAATAGTGTACCTCCACaacagaatatatataaatataacactTGTATACGtgtatttttcaaatatgtGAATTAACAAAAATCGCAAGAGGTGATTACGATTCATATGAGAATCAATACTTAAAATCCCGGCAAAACATTGGCTTTATATCTTACCTGTCAGTCTCTGGCGAATAACATTCAACTGAATTTAGAGAGGATTTGCCATCATATCCAccacaaacataaatatgtcCCTCAACCACAACTGTTCCCATTGCACTAACAGAGACGGAAGAGAGGAGACACATAACAAGAcggttcatttttgtttattcgtatccataaaatatttacatttatgatccCGTTTCTCACAACTTCTTACCTCCGTTGAGTATTCATGCTGGCAACTTTGGTCCACGTGTCAGTTTCTGGGTTGTAAACTTCCACTGTTTTAAGCCGTGATTGGCCGTCGTAACCACCGATGGCATAAAGAAGTCCATTAACAACAGCAACACCCACTCGACTTCGGGCTGTGCTCATTGGCTGGCATCTCTCCCAGCAGTTTCCAATTGGATCAAACACCTCCACGACATTTAATGAGTCACCTGTGAATAAATCACTCGCTTAAGTGTTTGTGACATCTTTCAACTATAACATGAGGTTTCTGAAAGTAGGTTCACCTGCACTGTTGAGACCCCCGACTGCATATATTAAGCCTGCTATGGACGTGCAACACCTCTGCCTCGTTTTGAAAGCCGGAAGGTGGGGTCTGCGCTCCGGAACGAGATGATAATCTTTCGCCTCATCAACAAGGTCCCTGTTTGAAGTGGAAGTCATAAGCGACTTTAATAAATTCATACGCAACCACAATTTAGCCGTAATGAGTTTTAAGAAAGCTATTTATGAGAGGTTTTCTGGCCTGCATTTATGGCAGCAGCGCACAAGCTCATCTTGTTGGACTCGGTCAGCCAGGAACTGAGGACGGCAAAGAGGCAGCCGAGTTTTAGACAATAACTCCGGCAATCGCGACTCTCGTTCATCACGTGTGTGCCTCACCCACGCCAGCACGGCTTCAAACACCTACAACCACAAAAACCATGTCTTCTCATACCAATATGATCTATTGCAAAACCAAGATGAGTTAATGACACCAAATGTTCCACACTGACCTGCTCCTCCGCTTGGATGTTGAGCTCATCACATCCCACAATCTCAAGGACCTCCTCCGGCCGGAGGGCCAGGAACTCCTCCGACATGGACACCTCCACAAAGTGCTGGTGGACGAAACTGTTGGCGACGTCATAAAGCGTCGTGCACATCATGGTCTCTGCAAACTGTCGCACCCCAAGGCAGTTCTTCGGATGCAACCTGTAAATGAAGAGCGGAACCCTTAAGTCACATTACTCCAACAATGCACTGGTGTATCATAAACTGGGATTTTATCTTcgaaatgtaaacacatttaattGGATTTGTTGTTTGTAGTCTGTACCTCTGTTGTAGGAAAGAACAGCAGGCATCCTTGACGTTCTGAAGCTGCAGGAAACTGGCTCCTATCAACAGAGCTTGGACATTTTGTTGGTCTATCGCTATGTGGCCATTGTAGGCGAAGTTTATTAGGGCTTCGAGTGCACTGTTTAGAGacgaaacaaaaatgacaatatcaCACAAAGTcataacttacacttaaaaatgtcaaaaagtgTCTCTCTGAGGACTATTACCTGGGGTCCATGCCTTGCATGACAATCTCATCCTGTTTGCATTCCACCATATCGTTGGTAAACATGGCATGGAAGTATGGAATAGAAGCAGCAAGGACTATCCTATGAGCACTGAATTTATGCTCTCCtacctgcaaacacacaaacagatacaaaCAATGAAccataaaaatgacataagaCTAGCgttaaaggaatggttcaccccaaaaatgaaaactattttaaaatggactcaccctcatgtccatccaaacatgtatgactttctttcttcttcagaaaatacaataagatattttgaataatgttggtaaccaaaccacatCGGAGCCCCTTGACTTATATTATATTGACGAAACCACTAACACATATCTTCTTACACAGATGAAAGTTTCATTTGCAGATTCTGagcgacatgagggtgaatacacgatgacagattttttttaaaggtccaatgtataATGTTTTGGAAGATATATGGatagaaatgcaacataatatacataaccatgTCTTGAGAGGTGTATAATGACAATAGAAATAGCTCGTTGTAAGGTTATCAAAAACATTatacataacgcttcattattatgtataatgtttttgttaacctaagaatgagatatttctatctacatacaccgagggtccccttacatggaattcaccatgttgtttctacattagcccttaacagacaaactgctctacagagcgagTTTcgtaaaaaactttatttcattcatcgaaaaagcaaaaatgtgatgGCAACTTAGTCTTGTGTCAGCCAGTGTAGTGCTTCTTCAGGGAGAGGTGGAAcaagccgttggttgcaatttgcaacctcatcACTAAATTTCAGACACTAGGCCTTtaagaatagttcaccaaatGGCAAATCATGCATTTTAGGCATTACTTCCATCCCTTCTTCGATGTCCAAAAGTACTGTAGCCAGAACCACATAACTGTGAGATTTTAACAAATTAATgagcatttaagcatttaagcTATACATCAAAATAGTATTGCGTAATGCCCAGAAACTCTACATGAGTCTTGTAAGCATGCTGCATGCAAAACAAAGTAGATTATGAGCCAAAGAGATCTGTGACCCACATAAAGAGCTGATGAAAGAACAGTACAACTCAGCATTGGACCAGAGAGAGGTTCCAGATAAGCTGATCATAATGCTGCTTTATACAGAGATGTGATCTAGAAACTTAGATAGTTTAAAGCAGAAAAGGGGAAGGACGCCGAGCCATTCGAAACAATCTTTCATAGCAagtcattgttttaaaaagcataaaGAGTAACTGTGAAACTGTAGGGTTATCAACCATCAGTAGTGTTGACAgacacaatgaaaacatcacTACTACACATCTCTTTCGCCTgcatacattatataaaaaaaaaacatgcttattAAAGCtaagataaactaaacttagctctgtacactgtagtaggctttgagacatgtttgtattgttcttttgctttttgttgtcctaatgtttgacacAATTGCTTCCATtctttacccaacttgtaagtcgctttggataaaagcgtctgctaaatgactaaatgtgaatgtactACAACTAGAAGCTATTAAATATTAAGACAGGAGCTCAAGATTTCTTGGATGACCGAGT is from Triplophysa dalaica isolate WHDGS20190420 chromosome 3, ASM1584641v1, whole genome shotgun sequence and encodes:
- the bfsp2 gene encoding phakinin; the protein is MPMPRRRSSFLGQAANEWPGGMGRTSRVGTSAPRGVFVGMTATGGPSCLGARVSRRALGISSVFLQGLRTSVPVLTQHGDRGHQFSFDSLNTCLLEYRDKVHALEELNQQLEEQIRHCLDCKASGAGTWGSLKQDWEDVYIQVSDTILDNARLMLQTENVQANAEDFKERYENEQQFRKAVEDEINSLYKVIDDANFTRADLENQIVSKKNELMDLEHIHTEDVRALYKQLAGHEVDEPLGPIETSLDQILAFIRSHWEKVIEKIRAESDAYLECKQAGSVTSKLSREEEELEGLKTECNDAGCKIQSHQAEIESIRALKRGLENALNDAKHWHDIELQNLGSVIGNLEAELADVHGDIEQQRQDNETLLNTKMKLELEIGTYHGILDVEERRFGSSACPCGSSVPEGRTAPTNSTCGPQSDLQTTGCNAPGASEENRNE
- the klhl18 gene encoding kelch-like protein 18, which gives rise to MTMGDTIFEELEDLMHFSVPDLPARGYAVMEEIRRQGKLCDVTLKVGEHKFSAHRIVLAASIPYFHAMFTNDMVECKQDEIVMQGMDPSALEALINFAYNGHIAIDQQNVQALLIGASFLQLQNVKDACCSFLQQRLHPKNCLGVRQFAETMMCTTLYDVANSFVHQHFVEVSMSEEFLALRPEEVLEIVGCDELNIQAEEQVFEAVLAWVRHTRDERESRLPELLSKTRLPLCRPQFLADRVQQDELVRCCHKCRDLVDEAKDYHLVPERRPHLPAFKTRQRCCTSIAGLIYAVGGLNSAGDSLNVVEVFDPIGNCWERCQPMSTARSRVGVAVVNGLLYAIGGYDGQSRLKTVEVYNPETDTWTKVASMNTQRSAMGTVVVEGHIYVCGGYDGKSSLNSVECYSPETDRWTIVTEMSASRSAAGVSVFEGRIFVSGGHDGLQIFNTVEYYNQHTSLWHPVNPMMNKRCRHGAAALGSNLYVAGGYDGSAFLSGAEVYSSVADQWSHLVAMNTRRSRISLVANCGRLYAVGGYDGQSNLSSLEMYDPETNRWTFMAPMVCHEGGVGVGCIPLQPA